From the Streptomyces sp. NBC_00390 genome, the window CGGTCCCGAGCAGCCCGGCGAAGACCGCGGGTGAGTCGAAGCGGGGCAGACAGAACCAGTCGACCGATCCGTCCCTGGCGACCAGGGCCGCCGTCTGCATGTCCCCGATCAGGGCATAGTCCTCGATGAGCGCAGCCACACGAACTCCCGGAACACCGTCGCAGCCGTCTTCCGGGGGCGGACCCCCGTTTCCCCCGCAAGGCGCGGCGGATTGCGGCACGTTACGCGCGGCACCTCGAGTCTCACCGGGCCCGCCGGGTGCGGCGGCAGGCCGACGCTGCGCCCTGTGACCGGCGGACCTGACCGTCAATCATTCTTGCGGCCCAGGGAAACTTCTCTTTTCACCCCCTGGCTGTCGGGGACTTCGAACAGTTAGGCTCCGATCACGTCATTGTCCTCAACCCCGCCTGACCATAGGAGATTTACCGGTGAGTGAAGCGGTGACCGCCCTCACCGACGTCGTGGAGCGCATCTCCTTGCTCGCCAGGGACGCGGGACTGCGCCAGGGCGACGTACTCGACGTCGCCAGGCTTTCGTACGACACGGGCATTCCCCCGCGCACCGTGGAAGCTCTCCTGAACGGCGACGATGTCGCGGAGGAGGACCTCAAGGCCCGGGTCAGCACGCGTTTCCAGGCGCTGCGCAGGACCCGTTTGAGGGCTGACGAGCGGGCGTACTCCCTCAAACAGATCGCCGAGTCGTTCAACGCCTCCGGGCCGTCGCTGTCGGCTGTCGCCAAGGGCGAGGGACTGCCCGGTGTGGAGCATCTGCTGGGCATCCAGAGGTTCTTCAAGGTGCACGACGGATTTCTGCTCGCCGAGGACACCACGGCCCTCCAGCACGCCCTGCAGCAGGTGCTGAAGGAACTCGAGTGCAGGACGGCCCCCTGGGCAGCGGTGAGCGACAGGCACGGCATCCGCCGTACCGCCTGTCGCGCCGAGCAGCTCTCGTCGCAGAATCAGATGGTCGTGCAGGCATCGCTTGCCGCCATCGTCGACACGCTGCTCAGCCACGAAGGGAAGGCCTGACGATGAACCACCACCGGTCGGCCGCCCTGGCCCGAGCGGCACTCGGACACGGGCAAGGCTGACACGTGCGCAACAGCGACTACTACTTTCCCGCCGTCGCCCTCGGCATCGCCTTCATCGCCAAGCTGCCCGGCCTGTACCGGGGTTGGCGCGATCCGCTGGTGCGTTCGGTGGGCTTCCTGGTCTTCACCGCCGCGGTCTGTTTCCTCTTCGCCGCGCCGCCCACGATCATTGCCGTCAACCGGATCACGGGCATCCCCAACTTCTCGGGACCACTGGTCTACGGCATCATGTGCGCATTCTCCTGCGCGTGCCTCGTGCTCATCGTCAACTGGCGAGGCGGCCCGCCGGAGACGATCCGGCGCAGTTCGCGCCGGTGGATCGCCTTTTACTCCGTGGCGATCATTCTGCTGGCCGTCTTCTTCGCCCTCGCCGACGCTCCCGTCGAGCGGCTGCGCGACCTCGACACCTACTACGCCGGTACCCCGTTCATCCGCGAGATGATCGTCACCTATCTCGCGGTCCACATGGTGGCGGCCGTCGTGACGACCACGCTCTGCCTGCGCTGGGCACGCGAGGTCAGCGACTGGCTGCGGGTGGGCCTGGTCGTGCTCGTGGTGGGCTTCGTCCTCAACCTTCTCTTCGGCTTCGCCAAGATCACCGCGGTCGTCGCCCGCTGGACCGGCAGGGACTGGGACGCCCTCAGTACGGACGTGGCTCCCCCGATCGCCGCGACGGGGGGCCTCATTGTCACCGTCGGCTTCCTTCTTCCCCTGATCGGTCCGCAGATCAGCGGCGTGCTGCGGGCATGGACCACGTACTGGCGGCTGGGCGCCCTGTGGCGGCAGCTGCAGTCCACGCCGGGCGACCACGCCCCGCTGCCGCGGATCCCCTGGTGGTCCGCTCCCGACATGCGTCTGACGGTGCGTGAGACCGCGATCCACGACGAACTGCTCAGACTCCAGTCGTACTTCGACGACCGGGTACGGCTCCGCGCCCACAGCGCAATGCGCGAGCAATCGGCCGAGCATGCGCAGATCGTGTCGCTGGCGGCCATGGTGGCCGCCGCGGTGGACGCCAAATCGGCCGAACCGGAGCGGGACGCCCACGAAGAACCCTCGCCCGGGGCAGACGCTCTCACGGCAGCCCGGGTGGACAGCCCTGATCTGCTCGTGAAGCTGTCACGAGCCCTCCGATCCCCTTTCGTCGCCGCTGCCCGCCGGGAAGCGGCTCCTACAGGAAGCAGTCCGCGATGACGTGTCAGTCCCAGCCTGCCAGAGGCGCCCAGCCCCGCCGAGCCGTGGTCATCGGCGGCGGCATGGCCGGCATGCTTGCTGCGGCGGTTCTCGCGGACTTCGCGGACGAGGTGACCATCGTCGAGCGCGATGCTCTGCCGGAGCTCCCCGAACCGCGTAAGTCCCTCCCCCAGGCACGCCATGTCCACGTGCTCTGGTCCGGTGGCGCCCGCGCGTTCGAGAAGCTCATACCCGGCATCACCGAGCGCTGGCTGGCCGCCGGGGCACGGCGCATACCGCTTCCCACCGGACTGGTGTCGATGACCGCGCAGGGCTGGCTCAGACGCTGGCCGGAAATGCAGTACATGATCGCCTGCACCCGTGACCTGCTGGACTGGGTGGTGCGAAAACACGTCCTCGCGCTGGACGCGGTCACCCTGCTGCAGCGGCACGAGATGCGGGGGTTCGAGGGCACCGCCGGACGGGTGAGCGGGGTGCGGCTGCGCACACCCGACGGTGACGACCTCACGCTCGCGGCCGACTTCGTCGTCGACGCGAGCGGCCGCGGATCGCGCGTCACCGAGTGGCTGCGCCCGCTCGGCGTCGGCGAGATCAAGGAGGCCGAGGTCGACTCCGGTCTGGTGTATGCCAGCCGCCTCTACCGGGCCCCTGCGGGCAGCGAGGACTTCCCCATCGTCAATGTCCAGTCCGACCCCAGCGATCCGGTCCCCGGGCAGACCGCCACGATCGTCCCCGTGGAGGGCGGTCGCTGGCTCGTCACGCTGTCCGGCACTCGGGGTGGCGAGCCGTCCCGTGACCCCGACCGGTTCGAGTCCTTCGCCCGCTCCGTCCGGCACCCGGTCGTCGGCGAACTGATCTCCATGACCGCACCGCTGTCGGAGAAGGTCACCGTCACGCGCAGCACGGTCAACCGCCGGCACTACTTCGAGAGAGCGTCCCGTTGGCCGGAGGGACTCGTGGTGATCGGCGACGCGGTGGCCACATACAACCCCTTGTACGGCCAGGGCATGACGGTGGCTGCCCAGGGTCTGGTCGCCCTGCGTGACATCCTTCGCACGCACGATCTCGGTACGCCGACCCTGGCACGGCGCATCCAGTGCGCCATCGCGCGTCCCGCGGCGGTCGCGTGGGAGCTCGCGACCGCGCAGGACATCCTCTATCCGGGTGCCCAGGGACAGCAGCCGCGCCCGGGGACCGGGCTCGCCAACCGCTATGTCGACCGGGTGGTCCGCGCGGCGACCGGCCGCGCCCAGGTCACTCGCGCCTTCCTCGGCGTCATCACGATGTCCGAGCCGGTGACGTCATGGATGCACCCGGACGTCGTCGTGGGCGCGCTGCGGGGTCCGGGCAGGAAGCCGCTTTCCGGGCCGCCCCTGACGGAGATGGAGCGTGCCGTGGCCGCCGGCCGGCACGGCCAGGCCCCTGAGCCGCAGCACAGTTCCTCGCGCTGACCGCGGGAGGAGCTGTCCATGAACGACGGCCTCATCCTCTATGTCCCCGCCGTGGTCCTGATCGCCGCACTGATGACCAAGCTGCCCTCGCTCCGGCGAACCTGGCACGACCCCATGATGCGGTCGGTGTGCGCGCTCCTCCTTGTGGGGTGCGCCGTGCTGGTCCTGGCAGCACCGCCGACGATCGCCGCGGTCAACGACCTGACCGGCGTCACGAACTTCTCCGCGCCGCTGGTGTACTGCGTCCTGTCGGCCTTCAGCGGATCCTGCATCCTGCTGATCATCAACTGGCGCGGCGGGCCCCCGGAACAGGTGCGGCGCTCGTCCATGGTGTGCATCTGCGCGTACGCGTGCGTGAGCGCCACCATCGTGGTGCTCTTCACGCTGGGCGAGGCTCCGGTCGAGCGTCTGCGTGATCTGGACACCTACTACGCCACCACACCGTTCATCCGCGAGATGATCATGACGTATCTGGTCGCCCACGCGGTCGGCAGTGTGGTCCTCACCTTCCTGTGCCGGCGCTGGCTGCGTGAGGTCGACGGAACCCTGCGCACGGGACTGGGGTTCATCGTTCTCGGCGGCTCGCTGGACGTCGGCTACCTGACGACGAAGTTCATCGCTGTCTTCGCACGGTGGAGCGGCCGCGACTGGGACTACCTGAGCACGTACGTCGCCCCGCCACTGGCGTCCGCGGCCGCCCTCATGGTCGGTATCGGGTTCATCCTGCCTCTCGTCGGACAACGGGCCTCCTCGGCCTGGCGCGCCTTCCTGAAGTACCGGCATCTGCGGCCGCTGTGGCTGGAACTGCAAGGCTCGGCGAAGTCCGCGTCCGCCACGATGAAGATCGCGTGGTGGTCGCCGATCGGCCTGCGCCTGACCCACCGCGAGGCAGCGATCCACGACGGTCTGCTCACCATCGCCCCGTTCCTCAGCGGCGCGGTGCGCGACAGCGTCCGGGCCGCGGCGCTCTCCCAGGGGCATCCCCCCACAACAGCCGATGTGATCGCGGAGGCCGCCATGATCACCTCGGCGTGCCGGACGCACGCGGGAACGGCCTCGGAGGCGCCACCGCCGGACGGCGTTCCCGAGGGCCCCGGACTCGTCTACCCCGAGGGCCCCGCACTCGCCTACACGGTCGACTCGGACCGCCTGGTCCTGCTGTCCCGCACCGTCCAGCGAAGCCATCTCGTCGCCGCCGAGTGGCACTCACCGACGCCAGAGGGCGCCGTCCACGAGTGACACCACGACGGCCGTCACCGGCGTATGCAGCTACACCGCAGCCTGGCGTGCAGCTGCGCCGAAAGGGGGTGGCCCCGAAATTGCGTAGCTACACCCGAAGGAGTGCTGATGACTGAGGTAGCTACACCTCGATACGGTGCGGGCATGTCGCCCAACGTACCCAAGACCCCGCCCCGCCAGATCCGCATCGGAGACGAGTGGTACGAGCTCGACGCTGCCGCCAGGAGCATGGGCACCGAGCGCGCAGCGCTGGTCCGCGAGTTCATCCCCTGGTACCCCCGCCGGCCTGGGGCCAAGCTCCCCGCCCGGCCCGACGTCGAGGCGTGGCAGACCAGCGGGGAGCCGACCACGTGATGGCGCGCGCCAAACTGATCCAGGAGCTGCGCCGCGACGGCGCCGGCAACACCGGGACGGGTGCCGCGCTCCTCGTCGAGGACTACGCCCACCAACTCGCCGTCCAGCTGCGGGAGGCCGGGCACCGCGAGGCCGCGAACCTCA encodes:
- a CDS encoding transcriptional regulator; the encoded protein is MSEAVTALTDVVERISLLARDAGLRQGDVLDVARLSYDTGIPPRTVEALLNGDDVAEEDLKARVSTRFQALRRTRLRADERAYSLKQIAESFNASGPSLSAVAKGEGLPGVEHLLGIQRFFKVHDGFLLAEDTTALQHALQQVLKELECRTAPWAAVSDRHGIRRTACRAEQLSSQNQMVVQASLAAIVDTLLSHEGKA
- a CDS encoding MAB_1171c family putative transporter — encoded protein: MRNSDYYFPAVALGIAFIAKLPGLYRGWRDPLVRSVGFLVFTAAVCFLFAAPPTIIAVNRITGIPNFSGPLVYGIMCAFSCACLVLIVNWRGGPPETIRRSSRRWIAFYSVAIILLAVFFALADAPVERLRDLDTYYAGTPFIREMIVTYLAVHMVAAVVTTTLCLRWAREVSDWLRVGLVVLVVGFVLNLLFGFAKITAVVARWTGRDWDALSTDVAPPIAATGGLIVTVGFLLPLIGPQISGVLRAWTTYWRLGALWRQLQSTPGDHAPLPRIPWWSAPDMRLTVRETAIHDELLRLQSYFDDRVRLRAHSAMREQSAEHAQIVSLAAMVAAAVDAKSAEPERDAHEEPSPGADALTAARVDSPDLLVKLSRALRSPFVAAARREAAPTGSSPR
- a CDS encoding FAD-dependent oxidoreductase, translating into MTCQSQPARGAQPRRAVVIGGGMAGMLAAAVLADFADEVTIVERDALPELPEPRKSLPQARHVHVLWSGGARAFEKLIPGITERWLAAGARRIPLPTGLVSMTAQGWLRRWPEMQYMIACTRDLLDWVVRKHVLALDAVTLLQRHEMRGFEGTAGRVSGVRLRTPDGDDLTLAADFVVDASGRGSRVTEWLRPLGVGEIKEAEVDSGLVYASRLYRAPAGSEDFPIVNVQSDPSDPVPGQTATIVPVEGGRWLVTLSGTRGGEPSRDPDRFESFARSVRHPVVGELISMTAPLSEKVTVTRSTVNRRHYFERASRWPEGLVVIGDAVATYNPLYGQGMTVAAQGLVALRDILRTHDLGTPTLARRIQCAIARPAAVAWELATAQDILYPGAQGQQPRPGTGLANRYVDRVVRAATGRAQVTRAFLGVITMSEPVTSWMHPDVVVGALRGPGRKPLSGPPLTEMERAVAAGRHGQAPEPQHSSSR
- a CDS encoding MAB_1171c family putative transporter, whose translation is MNDGLILYVPAVVLIAALMTKLPSLRRTWHDPMMRSVCALLLVGCAVLVLAAPPTIAAVNDLTGVTNFSAPLVYCVLSAFSGSCILLIINWRGGPPEQVRRSSMVCICAYACVSATIVVLFTLGEAPVERLRDLDTYYATTPFIREMIMTYLVAHAVGSVVLTFLCRRWLREVDGTLRTGLGFIVLGGSLDVGYLTTKFIAVFARWSGRDWDYLSTYVAPPLASAAALMVGIGFILPLVGQRASSAWRAFLKYRHLRPLWLELQGSAKSASATMKIAWWSPIGLRLTHREAAIHDGLLTIAPFLSGAVRDSVRAAALSQGHPPTTADVIAEAAMITSACRTHAGTASEAPPPDGVPEGPGLVYPEGPALAYTVDSDRLVLLSRTVQRSHLVAAEWHSPTPEGAVHE